One window of the Methanofollis sp. genome contains the following:
- a CDS encoding DUF362 domain-containing protein, with protein sequence MTPADPPAKEVALVHCRTYDEEQVYAAVERAVGLIGGVGAFVPRGSRVLLKPNLLMGAESRQAVTTHSAVVKAVAHLLADHGCTVVIADSPGAGTRYTRKNLERAYEKSGFAGAAAIPGVSLSTATSSTTVPFPEGEVMKRFSIIDAALDADAVVVVSKAKTHLFTGYSGAVKNLFGVIPGLEKPVFHARFRDPQEFAGMLLDLNTLVHPALHIMDAIVGMEGDGPMSGSPRPIGAVLAGANATAVDIVTSRLMGMDPADIGTIRSAAERGWVNPDFREVGVIGDDPAAVTVPDFRKASTHPSAPAVPFLNRQILSFLHRRGTEIRPTPVPDPEHCTGCGRCARACPVAAISIEEGRAIIDETACIRCYCCHEMCENRAIGLRQGLAGRFFSSLLR encoded by the coding sequence ATGACGCCAGCAGACCCCCCGGCAAAAGAGGTCGCCCTCGTCCACTGCCGGACGTACGACGAAGAACAGGTCTATGCCGCGGTGGAGCGGGCGGTCGGCCTCATCGGCGGGGTCGGGGCCTTCGTCCCGCGGGGGAGCCGGGTGCTCCTCAAGCCCAACCTCCTGATGGGCGCGGAGTCCAGGCAGGCGGTCACCACCCACTCTGCGGTCGTGAAGGCGGTCGCACATCTGCTTGCAGACCACGGCTGCACGGTCGTCATCGCCGACTCCCCGGGGGCGGGGACGCGCTACACCCGGAAGAACCTTGAGCGGGCCTATGAAAAGTCCGGCTTTGCCGGTGCGGCCGCGATACCGGGGGTCTCCCTCTCCACCGCGACCTCGTCGACGACCGTCCCCTTCCCCGAGGGTGAGGTGATGAAGCGCTTCTCCATCATCGACGCCGCCCTCGACGCCGACGCGGTCGTCGTCGTCTCGAAGGCGAAGACCCACCTCTTCACCGGCTACTCAGGCGCCGTCAAGAACCTCTTCGGCGTGATCCCCGGCCTCGAGAAACCGGTCTTCCACGCGAGGTTCAGGGACCCGCAGGAGTTTGCGGGGATGCTCCTCGACCTCAACACCCTGGTGCACCCGGCCCTCCATATCATGGACGCGATCGTCGGTATGGAAGGGGACGGCCCGATGTCGGGGTCGCCGCGGCCTATCGGCGCCGTCCTTGCGGGTGCGAATGCGACGGCGGTCGACATCGTCACTTCCCGGTTGATGGGGATGGACCCTGCCGACATCGGGACTATCAGGAGTGCCGCGGAGCGCGGATGGGTCAACCCGGACTTCAGGGAGGTCGGGGTGATCGGCGACGACCCCGCGGCCGTGACAGTGCCCGACTTCAGGAAGGCATCCACCCACCCGTCAGCCCCGGCCGTCCCCTTCCTCAACAGGCAGATCCTCTCCTTCCTCCACCGGCGGGGGACGGAGATCAGGCCGACGCCGGTGCCTGACCCCGAACACTGCACCGGTTGCGGCAGGTGCGCCCGCGCCTGCCCGGTCGCGGCGATCAGCATCGAGGAGGGCAGGGCCATAATCGATGAAACGGCCTGCATCCGCTGCTACTGTTGCCATGAGATGTGCGAAAACAGGGCGATCGGACTGCGGCAGGGACTCG